One window of Suricata suricatta isolate VVHF042 chromosome 6, meerkat_22Aug2017_6uvM2_HiC, whole genome shotgun sequence genomic DNA carries:
- the LOC115293962 gene encoding F-box/LRR-repeat protein 21: protein MKRNNISVGNKIVQSSPAVKQPKVELYSPFNHTHMHTILLDWGSLPHHVVLRIFQYLPLIDRARASSVCRKWNEVFHIPDLWRKFEFELNQSATSYFKSTHPDLIQQIIKKHATHLQYVSFKVDSSTESAEAACDILSQLVNCSIQTLGLISTAKPSFMNVSKSHFVSALTVVFVNSKSLSSIKIEDTPVDDPSLKILVANNSDTLRLLKMSSCPHVSSDGILCVADHCQGLRELALNYYILSDELLVALSSETHVHLEHLRIDVVSENPGEVEFHTIKKQSWDALIKHSPGVNVVMYFFLYEEEFEAFFREETPVTHLYFGRSVSRAVLGRIGLNCPRLIELVVCANGLQTLDDELICIAERCRNLTALGLSECEVSCSAFVDFVRLCGKRLTHLSVMEDVLIPDGNYSLDEIHTEVSKYLGRVWFPDVLPIW from the exons ATGAAGAGGAACAATATATCTGTTGGGAATAAAATTGTCCAGTCTTCACCAGCAGTGAAACAACCAAAAGTTGAGCTCTACTCTCCTTTCAaccacacccacatgcacaccaTTCTTCTAGACTGGGGGAGTTTGCCTCACCACGTAGTATTACGCATTTTCCAGTATCTTCCTTTAATAGATCGGGCCCGGGCATCTTCGGTTTGTAGGAAATGGAATGAAGTTTTTCATATTCCTGACCTTTGGAGAAAGTTTGAATTTGAACTCAACCAATCTGCCACTTCATATTTTAAGTCTACCCATCCTGACCTCATTCAGCAGATCATTAAAAAGCATGCTACCCATCTCCAATATGTCAGCTTTAAG GTTGATAGCAGCACTGAGTCAGCAGAAGCTGCCTGTGATATCCTTTCTCAGCTGGTAAACTGTTCTATCCAGACCTTGGGCTTGATTTCCACAGCCAAACCAAGTTTTATGAATGTGTCAAAG TCTCATTTTGTGTCAGCGCTTACAGTTGTTTTTGTCAACTCCAAATCATTATCGTCGATCAAAATTGAAGACACTCCAGTGGATGACCCTTCACTGAAGATTCTCGTGGCCAATAATAGTGACACTCTGAGACTCCTAAAAATGAGTAGCTGTCCTCATGTTTCATCTGATG GAATCCTTTGTGTAGCTGACCACTGTCAAGGCCTTAGAGAATTGGCATTGAATTACTACATTCTAAGTGACGAACTTCTCGTAGCCCTTTCAAGTGAAACTCATGTTCACCTTGAGCATCTTCGAATTGATGTTGTGAGTGAAAATCCTGGAGAAGTTGAATTTCacactattaaaaaacaaagttgggaCGCGCTCATTAAACACTCCCCTGGAGTTAATGttgttatgtatttctttttatatgaagaAGAATTTGAGGCATTCTTCAGAGAAGAAACCCCTGTTACTCACCTTTATTTTGGTCGTTCGGTAAGCAGAGCAGTTCTAGGACGGATCGGTCTTAACTGTCCACGACTGATTGAGTTAGTGGTGTGTGCTAATGGTCTTCAGACTCTTGATGATGAACTTATTTGTATTGCCGAACGCTGTAGAAACTTAACAGCCTTGGGCCTCAGTGAGTGTGAAGTGAGCTGCAGTGCATTCGTTGATTTTGTAAGACTGTGTGGGAAAAGGCTAACCCACCTCTCCGTTATGGAAGATGTTTTGATCCCTGATGGTAATTATAGCCTAGATGAAATCCACACTGAAGTCTCCAAGTACCTGGGAAGAGTATGGTTCCCTGATGTCCTGCCCATCTGGTAA